From a region of the Nonlabens sp. Hel1_33_55 genome:
- a CDS encoding glycoside hydrolase family 3 N-terminal domain-containing protein, whose amino-acid sequence MIKITKQDIDIFITGLAFLVLLVACKPVESATVNSNSSSSSAANYSYKDANAPVNARIDDLMSKMTLEDKVYQMCQYVGLEHMKHAEAKLTPEELEKSDALGFYPGVRSDSVARLTEAGHIGSFLHVVTAEEANYLQGLAQKSPLQIPLLIGIDAIHGNGLVSGSTIYPSPISQAATFADDLVKEGSRQTAAEMRASGMHWSFTPNIDVLRDPRWGRTGETYGEDPYLVGNMGIATISGMQSDDFSGDDNVIACAKHLIAGSSSINGLNASPTDVSKRTLFEIFLPPYRRAVQEANVFSIMAAHNEVAGMPGHMDKFMMTDLMRDRWNFDGFYVSDWNDVSRIDIWHHVAKDFKQAVEFSVGAGMDMNMHGPLFDKHVIALVNEGKLSEDRVDEACRKILEVKFKMGLFENPYVEEENVQEITFAKAHQQNALEQARRSIVLLKNDKNILPLKSSGKIFITGPNADNQTTLGDWVSPQPEENVVTMYEGIKEIGEANGYIVDYFDSGDRSKEITDSNIDKAADMAADADMTILVLGENSFRHDWPRKTTGENIDRATLKLSGNQMKLADKILDTGKPVIVVYVSGSPIAEPELEQRASAVLNTWESGAFAGTATAEILFGQVNPSGKLPLTIPRSVGQLQMVYNHKPTAYIHKYNTEKKTPLHRFGYGMSYTKFEIGAPRLSNSAFAKADDVITVNVDITNTGTMDGEEVVQVYINDAMSSFTRPVKELKGYKRVALKAGETKTVQIELDAEAFAFYDRDYNFVIEPGDFTIMVGNSSNDKDLKTTTVTASQLITLEKANS is encoded by the coding sequence ATGATTAAAATAACAAAACAAGACATTGATATTTTTATAACAGGCCTAGCATTTTTAGTATTACTAGTGGCGTGTAAACCAGTAGAATCTGCAACCGTCAATAGTAACTCAAGTAGTTCTTCCGCTGCAAATTATTCTTATAAAGATGCAAATGCGCCGGTTAATGCTCGTATCGATGACCTAATGTCAAAAATGACGTTGGAGGATAAGGTGTATCAAATGTGTCAGTACGTTGGCCTTGAACACATGAAGCATGCAGAAGCTAAGTTGACTCCTGAAGAATTGGAAAAAAGTGACGCTCTAGGATTTTATCCTGGTGTTCGCAGTGATAGTGTTGCTAGACTTACTGAAGCTGGCCATATTGGGTCTTTCCTGCACGTAGTAACCGCAGAGGAAGCTAACTACCTGCAGGGACTTGCTCAAAAATCGCCTTTACAGATTCCTTTACTGATTGGTATCGATGCTATTCATGGTAACGGATTGGTAAGTGGTTCAACCATTTATCCATCACCTATTTCACAAGCTGCTACCTTTGCAGATGATCTTGTAAAAGAAGGTAGCCGTCAAACAGCAGCAGAGATGAGAGCTAGTGGTATGCACTGGTCGTTCACTCCTAATATTGATGTGTTGCGTGATCCACGTTGGGGACGTACTGGTGAGACCTATGGAGAAGATCCATACCTCGTTGGGAATATGGGAATCGCTACTATTAGTGGTATGCAGTCAGATGATTTTTCAGGAGATGACAACGTCATTGCCTGTGCAAAACACCTGATTGCGGGAAGTTCATCCATAAATGGTTTGAACGCTTCTCCGACAGACGTTTCAAAACGTACCCTTTTTGAAATTTTTCTTCCTCCATACCGCCGTGCCGTTCAAGAGGCAAACGTCTTTAGTATCATGGCCGCCCATAATGAGGTTGCCGGTATGCCTGGACATATGGACAAGTTTATGATGACAGATTTAATGCGCGACCGTTGGAACTTTGATGGTTTCTATGTGAGCGACTGGAACGATGTTTCCCGTATTGACATCTGGCACCACGTTGCTAAGGACTTCAAGCAAGCCGTAGAATTTTCTGTAGGCGCGGGAATGGATATGAATATGCACGGGCCGCTTTTTGACAAGCACGTGATCGCTTTAGTCAATGAAGGAAAACTTTCTGAGGATCGTGTAGATGAAGCGTGCCGTAAGATCTTGGAAGTGAAATTCAAAATGGGATTATTTGAAAACCCTTATGTAGAAGAAGAGAATGTTCAAGAGATCACTTTCGCGAAAGCGCACCAGCAAAACGCTCTTGAACAAGCAAGAAGATCTATTGTCCTACTTAAAAACGATAAGAACATCCTACCATTGAAATCCAGCGGAAAGATTTTCATCACAGGACCTAATGCTGACAATCAAACAACTTTGGGAGATTGGGTTTCGCCTCAACCCGAAGAGAATGTGGTTACCATGTATGAAGGCATAAAGGAAATAGGTGAGGCGAACGGTTATATCGTAGATTACTTTGATAGTGGTGACCGCAGTAAGGAAATTACAGATAGCAACATTGACAAAGCTGCAGATATGGCTGCAGATGCAGATATGACCATTCTGGTATTGGGAGAGAATTCATTCCGTCACGACTGGCCGCGTAAAACTACCGGTGAGAATATCGACCGTGCAACGCTCAAGCTTTCTGGAAACCAGATGAAACTTGCAGATAAGATTCTTGATACCGGTAAACCTGTAATTGTAGTTTATGTGTCTGGAAGCCCTATTGCAGAACCAGAACTGGAGCAACGCGCCAGCGCTGTTTTGAACACTTGGGAAAGTGGAGCTTTTGCCGGAACAGCAACTGCTGAAATACTCTTCGGGCAGGTAAATCCTTCAGGTAAATTGCCATTGACGATTCCACGCAGTGTTGGACAGTTGCAGATGGTCTACAATCACAAGCCTACAGCCTATATCCACAAGTATAATACAGAGAAAAAAACGCCCTTGCACCGTTTTGGATACGGTATGAGTTATACCAAATTTGAGATAGGAGCACCTAGATTGTCTAATTCCGCTTTCGCGAAAGCGGACGATGTCATCACGGTAAATGTAGATATTACAAACACAGGAACTATGGACGGCGAGGAAGTTGTCCAAGTTTACATCAATGATGCGATGAGCTCTTTTACAAGACCTGTTAAAGAACTCAAGGGTTATAAAAGAGTGGCTCTAAAAGCTGGAGAAACTAAAACTGTACAAATCGAACTGGATGCAGAAGCATTTGCATTCTATGATAGAGATTACAATTTTGTTATCGAGCCTGGAGATTTTACCATCATGGTAGGAAACAGTAGTAACGACAAAGACTTGAAGACTACGACGGTCACAGCTTCCCAACTGATCACTCTAGAAAAAGCTAATTCATAA
- a CDS encoding sulfatase, with protein MKTFYIAITGIFCLAMTGCKSNSEKMSQDLAVAQTEPVEIKRPNIIYIMADDLTTQAISAYGGIYKDIAPTPNIDRLANEGMIFQDAICTNAICGPSRAAILTGNYSNRNGYYKNESGGKFDETQWTFPQEFQDAGYQTSLFGKWHLGTEPQGFDTFKYHNSAGQQGHYWDPLYNMNGTDTKTEGYSTNLSTDFAMQWLQEERKQDDPFLMVLQYKAPHRPWQPDEKYEDLWEDIEMPYPSTFNDDYDGRELTAGDTEMTMEHFSRRDMKFEEPENLKGKEKIQWAFYGAKNDEIVQPEGMSDEEGRKWRYQTYIKDYLACVKSVDDNIGRVLNYLDENNLADNTIIVLTSDQGFYLGEHGFFDKRFIYEESVRMPFIMKYPGYAKPGSVSNDVVANIDFAPTLLDVAGIETDQPMHGKSFKTLLRGETPDDWQQATYYHYYEWPYWHHVQPHYGIRTQKFTLAHFYYNIDVWELYDLEKDPEQMNNIIDDPAYADTVTRLKSELKDLMAKYENDRTLEDFREITDKDFGSIVDIKDSETSVQDVLTGDN; from the coding sequence ATGAAAACATTTTATATCGCCATAACAGGTATTTTTTGCCTTGCAATGACAGGTTGTAAGAGTAATTCAGAAAAAATGTCTCAAGACCTAGCTGTTGCACAAACAGAGCCAGTTGAAATCAAGAGACCTAACATCATCTACATTATGGCAGATGATTTGACTACCCAAGCCATTAGTGCTTATGGTGGTATTTACAAAGACATCGCACCTACACCAAATATTGACAGGTTAGCTAATGAAGGGATGATCTTTCAGGATGCTATTTGTACTAATGCGATCTGTGGACCCAGTCGGGCAGCCATCCTAACGGGTAATTACAGCAATCGCAATGGTTACTACAAGAATGAAAGCGGTGGTAAGTTTGATGAAACCCAATGGACGTTCCCACAGGAGTTTCAGGATGCCGGTTATCAGACATCGCTTTTTGGAAAATGGCACCTAGGAACAGAACCACAGGGATTTGATACGTTCAAATACCATAACAGTGCTGGCCAGCAGGGTCACTATTGGGATCCTTTGTATAATATGAATGGAACAGACACCAAAACAGAAGGCTATTCCACCAACTTAAGTACCGACTTTGCCATGCAATGGTTGCAGGAAGAGCGTAAGCAAGACGATCCATTCTTGATGGTGTTACAATACAAGGCGCCACACAGACCGTGGCAACCAGATGAGAAATATGAAGATTTATGGGAAGATATAGAAATGCCATACCCATCAACCTTCAACGATGATTATGATGGGCGTGAACTAACAGCTGGCGATACTGAAATGACGATGGAACATTTTTCCCGTCGTGATATGAAATTTGAAGAGCCCGAAAATCTTAAAGGAAAGGAAAAGATTCAATGGGCATTTTATGGTGCTAAGAATGACGAAATCGTACAGCCAGAAGGAATGAGCGATGAGGAAGGTCGCAAATGGAGGTACCAGACTTACATCAAGGATTACCTAGCTTGTGTAAAATCTGTAGATGATAATATAGGTCGTGTCCTCAATTATTTGGATGAGAACAATCTTGCTGATAATACAATCATAGTTTTGACTTCTGATCAAGGATTTTACCTAGGTGAACACGGCTTTTTTGACAAGCGATTTATTTATGAGGAGAGCGTACGCATGCCTTTCATCATGAAATATCCAGGCTATGCAAAACCAGGCAGTGTTAGCAACGATGTAGTCGCTAACATTGATTTTGCTCCTACCTTATTGGATGTTGCAGGAATCGAGACCGATCAACCTATGCACGGTAAGAGTTTCAAAACCTTATTAAGAGGTGAAACTCCGGACGACTGGCAACAAGCAACATACTACCATTACTATGAGTGGCCATACTGGCACCATGTACAACCGCACTATGGTATTAGAACGCAGAAGTTTACTCTCGCGCATTTTTATTACAACATTGATGTATGGGAACTCTATGATCTAGAAAAGGATCCTGAGCAGATGAATAACATCATTGACGATCCAGCCTATGCGGATACTGTTACACGATTGAAGAGCGAACTTAAGGACTTGATGGCTAAATACGAGAACGACAGAACGTTGGAAGACTTCCGTGAGATAACAGATAAGGATTTTGGCTCGATTGTAGATATTAAGGATAGTGAGACCAGCGTACAAGATGTACTTACCGGTGATAACTAA
- a CDS encoding sulfatase, with protein MKPILKLVAVFFAAIFAGCNAQQVFAQESSSSSDQKNILFIAVDDLKPLLSNYGESQMVTPNFDRLAKMGVTFTNAHVQYAVCGPSRASVMTGTNPDRTKVWDLHTDFRESAPDLVSMPEYLISQGYATTAVGKIYHKGSSAPGHDGKSWSIDYTLPDNYPEAYGEPLFSYYQDPENKMKYEAILKEAEAKGIKRNGKLRNFAFKKFKPSTEGADVPDNAYQDGLYTQTALAKINQLEEGDKPWFLGVGFQKPHLPFVAPKKYWDLYDRDEIELAAFQQLSEGTPEFAFHSFGELRAFSDINNKLRQGDVLPEEKQRELIHGYMACISYIDAQLGKLLDELDARKITDDTVIVLWGDHGFHLGDHTEWCKHSNFEQATRIPFMFAGPGVQKDKMESTPVNLVDLFPTVFELAGVQQSTQTDGKSLAPLLDEDPQTQIGVDYAYFQYRRGNRMGYGIRTDRYRYTEWLGDNWRSTQTYDADLIQGRELYDYKLDPLETKNFAKDDAYKAVMKDLRERLLSHLANGKK; from the coding sequence ATGAAACCTATCCTTAAACTAGTTGCGGTATTTTTTGCAGCAATATTTGCTGGGTGCAACGCCCAACAGGTGTTCGCTCAGGAAAGTTCTTCATCAAGCGATCAAAAGAACATTCTTTTTATTGCTGTTGATGATTTGAAACCACTGCTTTCCAACTACGGTGAATCCCAAATGGTAACGCCTAATTTTGACCGTTTGGCAAAAATGGGAGTCACATTTACCAACGCACACGTGCAGTATGCCGTTTGTGGACCGTCCAGGGCTAGTGTAATGACGGGAACAAATCCCGATAGAACAAAGGTTTGGGACTTGCATACAGATTTTCGCGAGAGTGCTCCAGATCTTGTGTCGATGCCAGAATATTTGATATCTCAAGGCTATGCCACCACCGCGGTAGGTAAGATATATCACAAGGGTTCATCTGCGCCAGGTCACGATGGTAAGAGCTGGTCCATTGATTACACCTTACCAGATAATTACCCAGAAGCTTACGGTGAACCTCTGTTTAGCTATTATCAGGACCCTGAAAATAAGATGAAGTATGAGGCTATCTTAAAGGAAGCAGAAGCAAAGGGAATCAAGAGAAATGGAAAACTGCGCAATTTTGCTTTCAAAAAATTCAAGCCTTCTACAGAAGGTGCTGATGTCCCAGACAATGCTTATCAGGATGGTTTGTATACGCAAACAGCACTGGCTAAAATCAATCAGTTAGAAGAAGGTGATAAACCTTGGTTTTTAGGAGTTGGTTTTCAAAAGCCGCACCTACCGTTTGTAGCTCCCAAAAAATACTGGGATTTGTACGATCGTGATGAGATTGAATTGGCAGCGTTTCAACAGCTATCTGAAGGCACGCCTGAGTTTGCGTTTCACTCTTTTGGTGAGTTAAGAGCATTTTCTGACATTAACAATAAGTTGCGTCAAGGCGATGTGTTACCAGAAGAAAAACAGCGTGAACTAATACACGGTTACATGGCTTGTATTTCCTATATCGATGCCCAGCTGGGCAAGTTGTTGGACGAGCTCGATGCCCGTAAAATTACAGACGATACCGTTATCGTTCTTTGGGGTGACCACGGTTTCCACTTAGGTGACCATACAGAATGGTGCAAACACTCCAATTTTGAACAGGCAACCCGCATTCCATTTATGTTTGCAGGTCCTGGCGTTCAAAAAGATAAAATGGAGTCAACTCCAGTGAATCTTGTCGATTTGTTCCCAACCGTATTTGAATTGGCTGGCGTTCAACAATCTACTCAAACGGATGGTAAATCATTGGCTCCATTGCTTGATGAAGATCCACAGACTCAAATAGGTGTCGATTATGCCTATTTCCAGTACCGACGTGGCAATAGAATGGGCTATGGCATACGCACAGATCGTTACAGATATACAGAATGGCTGGGCGACAACTGGCGCAGTACACAAACTTATGATGCAGACCTTATCCAGGGAAGAGAACTATATGACTATAAGTTAGATCCTTTGGAAACCAAAAATTTTGCAAAGGACGATGCATACAAAGCCGTTATGAAAGATTTGAGGGAGCGTTTGCTATCACATTTGGCAAACGGTAAAAAGTAA
- a CDS encoding sulfatase, whose amino-acid sequence MKNLWSLLILALVASSSYAQEKPNILIIHTDDLGYHDLSLTGSELYDTPNIDGLAKKSVQFTNAYSSYPRCTPSRYAMMTGTYPVNEDKGYLGGISDDKNMVKQFNKAGYNTGFIGKWHLGENESDPKGFGYDYSYAAGRAGGVGQRYYPFNTQKNGKEAKEIVPDVEEDSQEGDYISDVMTGATIDFIKNNTGKQPFLAVLSFYAVHTPLEAKKEDKQRNKKQLESMTFEGPDFLPQGEGRNKQHQDDADYAGMVENVDENVGKLLKTLKDLGIDKNTIVVFSSDHGGLSNDGNKRERELATSNLPLKAGKGWLYEGGIRVPLFVKWADQLEPRVDQQSIIVGMDIFPTLMDLAIDQKIDGIDGKSFEPVLRADDTWDERTVFWHSNKARPHSTGDSKMSVVRSGDYKLVMYNKENRTELYNLKEDISEQNDLSATMPGKAQELTKTLKAWKREYLVPEKMDMWKSHRTEMKAKKKKKK is encoded by the coding sequence ATGAAAAATTTATGGTCATTGCTTATTCTTGCCTTGGTTGCAAGTAGTTCCTACGCTCAAGAAAAACCCAACATCTTGATCATTCATACAGATGATTTAGGGTACCACGATTTGAGCCTTACCGGTTCAGAATTGTACGATACGCCCAATATTGATGGATTGGCAAAGAAATCAGTTCAATTTACTAATGCGTATAGTTCTTACCCGCGATGTACACCATCGCGCTATGCGATGATGACAGGAACCTATCCTGTTAATGAGGACAAAGGATATTTGGGTGGTATTTCAGATGATAAAAATATGGTCAAGCAATTTAATAAGGCTGGCTACAACACCGGGTTTATTGGCAAATGGCATTTAGGAGAGAATGAAAGTGATCCTAAAGGTTTCGGTTATGATTATTCCTATGCCGCTGGAAGAGCTGGTGGTGTAGGCCAGCGATACTATCCATTCAATACTCAAAAAAATGGTAAGGAGGCAAAGGAAATTGTTCCTGATGTTGAAGAAGATAGCCAGGAAGGTGATTATATAAGCGATGTGATGACGGGTGCTACCATTGATTTTATTAAGAACAATACTGGTAAGCAGCCATTTTTAGCCGTGTTGTCATTTTATGCCGTCCATACACCGCTAGAGGCGAAAAAGGAAGATAAGCAAAGGAATAAAAAGCAACTGGAATCGATGACTTTTGAAGGTCCAGATTTCTTACCACAAGGTGAAGGTAGAAACAAGCAACATCAAGATGATGCAGACTATGCCGGTATGGTAGAGAACGTGGATGAGAACGTAGGGAAGTTGTTAAAAACGCTCAAGGATTTAGGTATAGATAAAAACACTATCGTCGTTTTTTCCAGCGATCATGGTGGTCTTTCCAATGATGGAAACAAAAGAGAACGAGAACTAGCCACTTCAAACCTACCGCTCAAAGCAGGTAAGGGATGGTTATATGAAGGCGGAATTAGAGTGCCGTTATTTGTAAAATGGGCAGATCAATTAGAGCCTAGAGTTGACCAACAATCCATAATTGTTGGAATGGATATTTTTCCAACATTGATGGATCTAGCCATTGATCAAAAAATAGATGGTATTGACGGGAAGAGTTTTGAGCCGGTGTTGAGAGCAGACGACACCTGGGACGAACGTACTGTTTTCTGGCATTCCAATAAAGCTAGACCGCACTCTACAGGTGATTCAAAGATGAGCGTGGTGAGATCTGGCGATTACAAGTTGGTCATGTACAATAAGGAAAATCGCACTGAACTTTACAACCTTAAAGAAGATATAAGCGAGCAAAATGATCTGTCTGCCACGATGCCCGGAAAAGCACAGGAACTTACCAAAACATTGAAAGCTTGGAAAAGAGAATATCTAGTACCTGAAAAAATGGATATGTGGAAGAGCCACCGTACGGAGATGAAAGCTAAAAAGAAGAAAAAGAAGTAG
- a CDS encoding sialate O-acetylesterase — protein MNFNLVFRNVLILCCLIATILMDAQNLQQVPLKTKVFLLAGQSNMDGRAKASGLSQEDKLRLKAAQRNVTLHYNFEERKPLDTTKVATHTARKFGADYLFGPEFFFGIEMSEEYPEHQIVLIKRARGGMSLYGAWNPDWTLEKATEIKEENQPKLYGEFVSYSKDVLASLKKDSYELCGMLWVQGESDSGKKGGLKPRNEYQENLTNLIQHVRKDFDAPELPFLMFQVGNGKVVEAMQNVSRENANVVLIPQEKDKDSDFYFEKNPPPVGHYVAQAMKKIGVYFFQYYQKEFVQRFPVFEEH, from the coding sequence GTGAACTTCAATCTTGTATTCAGAAATGTTTTAATCTTATGCTGCCTGATAGCTACCATATTAATGGATGCGCAAAATCTGCAGCAAGTCCCTTTAAAAACAAAAGTTTTCCTACTCGCAGGGCAATCCAATATGGATGGTCGCGCAAAGGCTAGCGGATTATCTCAAGAAGATAAACTGCGACTCAAAGCTGCACAACGCAATGTTACGTTACATTACAACTTTGAAGAACGGAAACCGCTCGATACGACTAAGGTCGCGACTCATACCGCAAGAAAATTTGGTGCCGATTATCTCTTTGGGCCAGAATTTTTTTTTGGTATTGAGATGTCAGAGGAATATCCAGAGCATCAAATCGTACTTATTAAGCGAGCGCGTGGTGGTATGTCGCTTTACGGTGCTTGGAATCCAGACTGGACGCTAGAAAAAGCCACCGAAATCAAAGAAGAAAATCAGCCTAAACTCTATGGCGAATTTGTAAGCTATTCAAAGGATGTGCTCGCAAGTTTAAAAAAAGACAGCTATGAACTTTGTGGTATGCTGTGGGTTCAAGGAGAATCTGATAGTGGTAAGAAAGGTGGTTTAAAGCCTAGAAATGAATATCAGGAGAACCTAACCAATCTTATTCAACACGTACGCAAAGATTTTGATGCTCCCGAACTACCATTTCTAATGTTCCAAGTAGGAAATGGAAAAGTGGTAGAAGCTATGCAAAATGTATCCCGAGAAAACGCGAACGTTGTTCTAATACCACAAGAAAAAGATAAAGATTCCGATTTCTACTTTGAAAAAAATCCACCACCAGTTGGTCATTATGTAGCTCAAGCGATGAAGAAAATAGGTGTGTATTTTTTTCAATATTATCAAAAGGAATTTGTACAGAGATTCCCTGTATTCGAGGAGCACTAA
- a CDS encoding alpha-L-fucosidase encodes MKHILVISTLILLSYSSLYAQKNSSYKNQWQFPAQDPAMYVTADQQRELYATDAEMQWFKDAKLGIFVHWGPALLKTNVLSWGRNGERPGAGRAATNGVEPEVYDNLYKKFNPKNFDADRWMQQVKDWGAEYIVFTAKHHDGFAFFDAKNTEYDIMNTPYGRDICKELADAAHKAGVKLFWYYSQPDWTHPDNLREKHYQNYLPYMKEHVEQLFTEYGKIDGVFWDHLATKYWQWDSYNVLKDMKKWQPGIVSNARTGFGWPLEDRGDYDTPEQSLGPVDHHRYWEACLTMTDKWLYSPKGPIKPYETVLGMLIQVAGNGGNLLLNLGPNGKGEFVQKEADEAIKVGQWIKNYCHTIKNTRRGIYIGGDYGASTQVGKKLYIHILQKDANAGAYIELPELPTAIISARGITDGFENYKVEDGKLVLAFAKAEFDKNIDNIVELTLAEDPANFERIETWKAIPIENSEFVARASTFTKAKNKPSAIYNEDGNVFSEGIHLKEWWEPAKDDAEPSLTLDFKSAKDIRTVLLSENMRSHCVREFMLEAKDSNGNWNEIYQGKTIGEGLRIKLNGSAIHGLRFQPTKHTQTIQITAFNAYE; translated from the coding sequence ATGAAACATATACTCGTAATATCAACATTAATATTGCTTTCATATAGCTCTCTTTATGCACAAAAAAACAGCTCCTATAAAAATCAGTGGCAGTTTCCCGCTCAGGATCCTGCCATGTATGTCACTGCCGATCAACAACGAGAACTATACGCTACAGATGCAGAAATGCAATGGTTCAAGGATGCAAAGTTGGGCATATTCGTTCATTGGGGACCAGCCCTATTGAAAACTAATGTCTTGAGTTGGGGAAGAAATGGAGAACGTCCTGGAGCTGGAAGAGCCGCCACTAATGGAGTTGAACCAGAAGTTTACGATAATCTCTACAAAAAGTTCAATCCTAAAAATTTTGATGCAGATCGGTGGATGCAACAAGTCAAGGATTGGGGCGCAGAATACATTGTATTCACAGCAAAGCATCACGATGGATTCGCCTTTTTTGATGCAAAGAATACGGAGTACGATATAATGAATACGCCTTATGGTAGAGATATTTGTAAGGAATTGGCAGATGCCGCTCATAAAGCTGGTGTTAAGCTATTCTGGTATTACTCACAACCAGACTGGACGCATCCAGATAATTTGAGAGAAAAACATTACCAAAATTATTTGCCCTATATGAAAGAACACGTGGAGCAGTTATTCACGGAATATGGCAAAATCGACGGTGTTTTTTGGGATCATTTGGCTACTAAGTATTGGCAATGGGACAGTTATAATGTCCTAAAAGATATGAAGAAATGGCAGCCTGGAATTGTTAGCAACGCACGAACCGGTTTTGGCTGGCCACTGGAAGATCGTGGCGATTATGACACACCAGAACAATCTCTGGGACCAGTAGATCATCATAGGTATTGGGAAGCCTGCCTAACAATGACTGATAAATGGCTTTACAGTCCTAAAGGTCCGATCAAACCTTATGAAACCGTTCTGGGTATGTTGATTCAAGTTGCGGGTAATGGAGGGAATCTTCTGTTAAATTTAGGGCCTAACGGCAAAGGTGAATTTGTTCAAAAAGAAGCTGATGAGGCCATAAAAGTCGGTCAATGGATCAAAAATTACTGCCACACCATTAAAAACACGCGTCGCGGCATCTACATTGGCGGTGATTACGGCGCCTCCACTCAGGTCGGGAAAAAATTATACATACACATATTACAGAAAGATGCTAACGCTGGTGCCTACATCGAGTTGCCTGAGCTTCCCACAGCTATAATTTCCGCAAGGGGAATTACTGATGGTTTTGAAAATTATAAAGTCGAGGATGGAAAGTTGGTTCTCGCTTTCGCGAAAGCGGAATTTGACAAAAATATAGACAACATTGTAGAATTGACCTTAGCCGAAGATCCTGCCAACTTTGAGCGTATAGAAACCTGGAAAGCCATACCCATCGAAAACAGCGAGTTTGTGGCAAGAGCATCTACTTTCACGAAAGCGAAAAACAAACCCAGTGCCATTTACAATGAGGATGGCAATGTATTTAGTGAAGGCATTCACTTAAAAGAATGGTGGGAACCTGCAAAAGACGACGCTGAACCTAGCTTGACATTGGATTTCAAGTCAGCTAAAGATATCAGAACTGTACTGTTGAGTGAAAATATGCGCTCGCATTGCGTGCGTGAGTTTATGCTTGAGGCAAAAGATTCCAACGGAAACTGGAATGAGATCTATCAGGGAAAAACGATAGGTGAAGGTTTACGAATCAAGCTCAATGGCAGTGCTATACACGGTCTGCGATTCCAACCAACGAAACATACTCAAACCATTCAAATAACCGCTTTCAATGCTTATGAATAA